The Heliangelus exortis chromosome 26, bHelExo1.hap1, whole genome shotgun sequence genome window below encodes:
- the SCN3B gene encoding sodium channel regulatory subunit beta-3 isoform X1, with the protein MAALPRLVWVSSVSLVVWAGVCSTVCVEVPSETEAVQGTHMKLLCISCMKREEVTASTVVEWFYRPEGGKDEQIYEYRKTNHEFPSRFSGRLQWNGSKDMQDVSITVLNVTLNDSGIYTCNITREFEFEIHRPLFTSSRLIHLTVVEEAGEDFTSVVSEIMMYILLVFLTLWLLIEMVYCYRKVSKAEEAAQENATDYLAIPSENKENCAVPVEE; encoded by the exons CTGGTGTTTGTTCTACAGTTTGTGTGGAAGTTCCATCAGAGACAGAAGCTGTCCAGGGAACACACATGAAGCTACTCTGCATCTCCTGCATGAAGAGGGAAGAAGTCACAGCCAGCACGGTGGTGGAATGGTTCTACAGGCCAGAGGGTGGAAAAGATGAACAG ATCTACGAGTACAGGAAAACCAACCATGAATTTCCAAGCCGCTTCAGTGGTCGGTTGCAGTGGAATGGGAGTAAGGACATGCAGGATGTGTCCATCACTGTGTTAAATGTCACCCTGAACGACTCGGGTATCTACACCTGTAACATCACCCGGGAGTTTGAGTTTGAGATCCACCGACCTCTCTTCACAAGCTCCAGGCTGATCCACCTCACCGTGGTGGAGGAGG CTGGGGAAGACTTCACCTCAGTCGTCTCTGAAATAATGATGTATATTCTGCTGGTCTTCCTCACCTTGTGGCTGCTGATAGAGATGGTCTATTGCTACAGGAAAGTCTCAAAGGCAGaggaggctgcccaggaaaatGC GACAGACTATCTAGCGATTCCatcagaaaacaaggaaaactgtgctgtgcctgtggAGGAATAG
- the SCN3B gene encoding sodium channel regulatory subunit beta-3 isoform X2: MKLLCISCMKREEVTASTVVEWFYRPEGGKDEQIYEYRKTNHEFPSRFSGRLQWNGSKDMQDVSITVLNVTLNDSGIYTCNITREFEFEIHRPLFTSSRLIHLTVVEEAGEDFTSVVSEIMMYILLVFLTLWLLIEMVYCYRKVSKAEEAAQENATDYLAIPSENKENCAVPVEE; encoded by the exons ATGAAGCTACTCTGCATCTCCTGCATGAAGAGGGAAGAAGTCACAGCCAGCACGGTGGTGGAATGGTTCTACAGGCCAGAGGGTGGAAAAGATGAACAG ATCTACGAGTACAGGAAAACCAACCATGAATTTCCAAGCCGCTTCAGTGGTCGGTTGCAGTGGAATGGGAGTAAGGACATGCAGGATGTGTCCATCACTGTGTTAAATGTCACCCTGAACGACTCGGGTATCTACACCTGTAACATCACCCGGGAGTTTGAGTTTGAGATCCACCGACCTCTCTTCACAAGCTCCAGGCTGATCCACCTCACCGTGGTGGAGGAGG CTGGGGAAGACTTCACCTCAGTCGTCTCTGAAATAATGATGTATATTCTGCTGGTCTTCCTCACCTTGTGGCTGCTGATAGAGATGGTCTATTGCTACAGGAAAGTCTCAAAGGCAGaggaggctgcccaggaaaatGC GACAGACTATCTAGCGATTCCatcagaaaacaaggaaaactgtgctgtgcctgtggAGGAATAG